The proteins below come from a single Pseudanabaena sp. BC1403 genomic window:
- a CDS encoding serine/threonine-protein kinase, whose protein sequence is MKLVLAEMTMLGKTLTGRYKIVKQLGGGGFSQTFIAEDGYLPDRPTCVIKQLKPASSQADILKISRELFDNEAKILYRLGRHECIPSLLAHFEEDEEFFLAQELIEGDVLTQEIKRGECLGEQYTIDFLTDILHTLDFVHRQQVIHRDIKPSNLIRRTSDKKIVLIDFGAVKEVSTQPISQLGHTSSLVIGSPGYMPNEQYSGKTMFASDIYAIGVIAIQALTGILPNQIPEDPITSEFCWRDHTKVTATLADVIDKMVRFDFRQRYQSAKEVLDALQILLMQSQAQTILSELKPLGIGNLTPIANPPELATKSHKEMLIDEVSDDLEMSEDPVRAKKLVCLVCTGILENDLNRLNNFSFVELLEDLYQQYPTIEALKENLVKSVKTISVQKQRQYLIVAKIVFNAASKFYQQSPVSVIAEPISYSQFNSNPQIFSQPPAYLANHLVINAGSAQLIAPFDTSQNGLVKDLLNESLVAELPSEQQSGLTEDKLLLFDDPYLDDNSDIYAWVAHNIDTDAQQMRLKKLLFYTYQDVWESDLRQLNSIDWASLLRELVSFMPTFLQLQALLQEAVQRVSKPAEYVAIGNLLLTKLEPLYPDRNDANNLEAIAPPIAPIINQYSLPLNNQGRSKIPFDPRIAIDLFDLRLELMRFTSSMRAKILLFSVLYYPFDPDLDNWHDLGSHRLDGLLRQLFYAYPSFEKAEKSIWQIARSLSEPSAYDQAASYILQVVKTLYDQLDAKSMMHPVEGNQDPSENTDFTQPSSLSRSNDDDTCQFA, encoded by the coding sequence TTGAAGTTAGTACTGGCTGAAATGACTATGCTCGGTAAAACCCTGACTGGGCGCTATAAAATCGTCAAACAACTTGGGGGCGGCGGCTTTAGCCAAACCTTTATTGCCGAAGATGGATATCTGCCCGATCGCCCTACCTGTGTGATCAAGCAACTTAAGCCTGCCTCATCGCAAGCAGATATTTTAAAAATCTCCCGTGAACTATTCGATAACGAGGCAAAGATACTTTATCGATTAGGCAGACATGAATGCATTCCCAGTTTGTTAGCGCACTTTGAAGAAGACGAAGAATTTTTTCTGGCACAGGAATTGATTGAAGGTGATGTATTAACTCAAGAAATTAAGCGTGGTGAATGTTTGGGAGAGCAGTACACGATTGATTTTCTCACAGATATTTTGCACACCCTCGATTTTGTACATCGCCAGCAAGTAATTCATCGCGATATTAAGCCTAGCAATTTGATTCGTCGCACTAGTGACAAAAAAATTGTCTTGATTGATTTTGGTGCAGTCAAAGAAGTTAGCACTCAGCCAATTAGTCAGTTAGGTCATACTTCAAGCTTGGTGATTGGCTCACCTGGATACATGCCGAATGAGCAATATAGCGGCAAGACCATGTTTGCAAGTGACATCTATGCGATCGGGGTGATTGCTATCCAAGCCCTAACGGGAATATTGCCAAACCAAATTCCTGAAGATCCCATTACCAGTGAGTTTTGCTGGCGCGATCACACTAAAGTTACTGCAACATTGGCAGATGTGATTGATAAAATGGTGCGTTTTGATTTTCGTCAACGCTATCAATCAGCCAAAGAAGTCTTGGACGCACTGCAAATTTTATTAATGCAATCTCAAGCTCAGACTATTTTGAGCGAGCTTAAACCGCTAGGAATTGGCAATTTGACCCCGATTGCTAATCCTCCTGAGTTGGCTACTAAGAGCCATAAGGAAATGCTTATCGATGAAGTCTCAGATGACCTTGAGATGAGTGAAGACCCAGTACGAGCAAAGAAACTGGTATGCCTTGTATGTACTGGTATTTTAGAAAACGATCTCAATCGTTTAAACAACTTCAGTTTTGTGGAATTGCTTGAAGATTTATATCAACAATATCCAACTATTGAAGCCTTGAAAGAGAACTTGGTTAAGTCCGTAAAAACTATCTCTGTTCAAAAACAGCGCCAATATTTGATTGTTGCCAAAATAGTTTTTAATGCGGCTTCAAAATTTTATCAGCAATCACCAGTATCTGTTATCGCTGAACCGATAAGTTACTCTCAATTCAATTCAAATCCTCAAATATTTAGTCAGCCACCTGCCTATTTAGCAAATCATCTAGTAATTAATGCAGGTTCAGCGCAACTAATTGCTCCTTTCGATACTTCTCAAAATGGATTAGTAAAAGACCTCCTAAACGAATCTTTGGTTGCAGAATTGCCGTCGGAGCAGCAGTCTGGTTTAACTGAAGATAAATTATTACTGTTCGACGACCCTTATCTAGACGATAACTCTGATATTTATGCATGGGTAGCTCATAACATTGATACAGATGCTCAACAAATGCGTCTAAAAAAGCTTTTGTTTTATACCTATCAAGATGTTTGGGAAAGCGATCTGCGTCAACTAAACAGTATTGACTGGGCAAGTCTATTAAGAGAACTAGTCTCATTTATGCCCACTTTTCTGCAATTGCAAGCTTTACTGCAAGAAGCAGTTCAAAGAGTTTCAAAACCTGCTGAATATGTTGCGATCGGCAATTTGCTACTCACTAAGTTAGAACCCCTTTATCCCGATCGCAATGATGCAAATAATCTAGAAGCGATCGCGCCACCGATCGCTCCAATTATCAATCAATATAGCCTTCCCTTAAACAATCAAGGTCGCAGCAAAATTCCTTTTGATCCACGCATTGCCATCGATTTATTTGATTTGCGATTAGAACTAATGCGATTTACAAGTTCTATGCGTGCAAAAATTTTACTGTTTTCGGTACTTTACTATCCCTTTGATCCCGATCTCGATAATTGGCATGACTTGGGATCGCATCGTCTAGATGGATTGCTACGGCAATTATTTTATGCCTATCCTTCCTTTGAAAAAGCCGAAAAATCTATCTGGCAAATAGCGCGATCGCTAAGTGAACCCAGTGCCTACGATCAAGCTGCTAGTTACATTCTCCAGGTGGTCAAGACTCTATACGATCAGCTTGATGCTAAATCAATGATGCATCCTGTCGAAGGAAATCAAGACCCATCCGAAAATACTGACTTTACACAACCAAGTTCTCTCTCTCGCAGCAATGATGATGACACCTGTCAGTTTGCTTGA
- a CDS encoding methylglyoxal synthase: MPISIAFIAHDTQKADIVALAQKHQATLSRYNSIATANTGKQIQAATGLPIELMRSQHDGGDIEIAARVIAGEVAGVIWLFDPDHTQLLGSNFLPLLRICKIYNVPLATNIATADAVLQSLGKRLVAHLIFNPVAGQGNPDWDLAMIRQTLEPQIQLKVIFTKPDVNPADQAKAAIAAIQERKSTSPDTDFIIASGGDGTISAVANALIGTGIPLGIIPRGTANAFSVALGIPTELKPACENILTGNTCIVDAARCNDFPMILLAGIGFEAETVERADRDMKNLLGAFAYLIAGAQQLLEQKLFAVEVEIDDSITQFHCGAMTIANAAPPTSVLAQGFGEVIPNDGLLDVTIAISKNESLNLSDRLLAIDVIGKLFTSALAKTPIENEVLVCFRTNKIKVTATPPQKVVVDGEIIGTTPVEIVCIPDGLTLFAPLVNNLIPVRKASKLSS, translated from the coding sequence ATGCCAATCTCTATTGCTTTCATTGCCCATGACACCCAAAAAGCAGACATAGTTGCTTTAGCGCAAAAGCACCAAGCCACACTGTCTCGCTATAATTCTATTGCAACAGCCAATACGGGGAAACAGATTCAAGCCGCGACTGGTCTTCCGATTGAGCTAATGCGATCGCAGCACGACGGTGGGGATATTGAAATTGCTGCTCGTGTCATTGCGGGAGAAGTTGCTGGTGTCATTTGGCTCTTCGATCCCGATCATACTCAACTGCTTGGCTCTAATTTTCTACCTTTGTTGCGGATATGCAAAATCTATAACGTTCCTCTAGCTACTAACATAGCAACAGCAGATGCTGTACTGCAATCGCTAGGTAAGCGCCTTGTCGCCCATCTGATCTTTAATCCAGTGGCAGGACAAGGAAATCCCGATTGGGATCTTGCCATGATTCGTCAAACTTTGGAGCCTCAGATTCAACTGAAGGTGATTTTCACAAAGCCCGATGTTAATCCTGCTGACCAAGCAAAAGCTGCGATCGCGGCAATTCAGGAACGTAAATCGACATCCCCTGACACAGATTTCATCATTGCATCTGGTGGCGATGGCACAATTTCCGCTGTTGCAAATGCTTTGATTGGTACAGGTATTCCCCTTGGTATTATCCCCAGAGGCACTGCCAATGCATTCTCTGTCGCATTAGGAATTCCGACAGAACTAAAGCCAGCTTGTGAGAACATTCTCACGGGCAATACTTGCATTGTCGATGCGGCTCGCTGTAATGATTTTCCGATGATTTTACTTGCTGGTATTGGATTTGAAGCAGAAACTGTCGAACGGGCTGATCGAGACATGAAGAATCTTTTGGGAGCTTTTGCTTATCTGATCGCGGGGGCACAGCAACTTTTAGAACAGAAGCTCTTTGCCGTCGAAGTTGAGATTGATGACTCAATCACTCAATTTCACTGTGGGGCGATGACTATTGCTAATGCAGCACCTCCGACTTCAGTTTTAGCTCAAGGATTTGGAGAAGTAATTCCCAACGATGGGTTACTTGACGTGACAATCGCCATTTCCAAGAATGAAAGTCTCAACCTTTCTGATCGCCTATTAGCGATCGATGTAATCGGCAAGCTATTTACTTCTGCATTAGCCAAAACTCCCATTGAGAACGAAGTCTTGGTCTGCTTCAGAACGAATAAAATTAAGGTTACGGCAACTCCACCCCAAAAAGTGGTAGTGGATGGCGAGATCATTGGGACAACTCCAGTGGAAATAGTATGCATCCCAGACGGATTGACACTTTTTGCTCCATTGGTTAACAACCTGATTCCAGTGAGAAAAGCATCTAAATTAAGTAGCTAG
- the grpE gene encoding helix-turn-helix transcriptional regulator, with protein sequence MDDRTEILRQLMKQVGISSFQILGERTNLSRRAIDTLRKRDAANLKYADLAKLAEVLQIEVTEVIAKFISNTSNPESPSLAIAALREEYQRLQQKLEQQKFELRSQFERETIQQLESLILQLPSAAHAAQQNPNMLAKNILPLLRPLDALLQKWGISAIGSVGNEVTYDSQKHQLMEGSHEIKEGDTAIVRYVGYMQGEKLLYRARVSIAI encoded by the coding sequence ATGGACGATCGCACAGAAATATTACGTCAGCTAATGAAGCAAGTTGGTATATCTAGCTTTCAAATACTAGGCGAGCGCACGAACCTATCAAGGCGAGCAATTGATACGCTGCGTAAGAGGGATGCGGCAAATTTAAAATATGCCGATTTAGCGAAGTTAGCGGAAGTACTCCAAATTGAAGTAACAGAGGTAATTGCTAAATTTATCAGTAATACAAGCAATCCAGAATCTCCAAGTTTAGCGATCGCAGCCTTGCGCGAAGAATATCAACGATTGCAGCAAAAACTTGAGCAGCAAAAATTTGAATTGCGATCGCAGTTTGAGCGAGAAACTATTCAACAATTGGAATCTCTAATTTTGCAATTACCATCAGCGGCTCATGCTGCTCAGCAAAACCCAAATATGCTAGCAAAAAATATTTTGCCTCTATTACGTCCTTTGGATGCGCTTTTGCAAAAATGGGGAATTAGTGCGATCGGTTCTGTTGGAAACGAAGTTACTTACGATTCACAGAAACATCAATTAATGGAAGGAAGTCATGAGATCAAAGAAGGAGATACTGCGATCGTGCGATATGTTGGTTATATGCAAGGCGAAAAGTTGTTGTATCGGGCTAGGGTTTCTATCGCAATTTAA
- a CDS encoding DUF2834 domain-containing protein, with the protein MPNNLGFWLIWILFVVYAFIFAPPDRPDTITLIQKLIAGDWQGTNAYIVALFNLMGVFPCIYACMLASDGQGQKIPAWPFAGLSFFLGAFALLPYFALREPNPTFVGKKSWNVKILDSRFAGIGISAIAIYFVLYGFANGNWADFIQQWQTSRFIHVMSLDFCMLSLMFPWLLSDDMDRRGMTDDRFFSFIALIPLVGALIYLCLRSPLIESEQATTT; encoded by the coding sequence ATGCCTAATAATCTTGGATTCTGGTTAATTTGGATTTTATTTGTGGTTTATGCATTCATTTTTGCTCCACCCGATCGCCCTGACACCATAACCCTGATCCAGAAACTGATTGCAGGTGATTGGCAAGGTACTAATGCTTATATTGTGGCACTTTTTAATTTGATGGGTGTTTTTCCTTGCATTTATGCTTGTATGCTGGCTAGCGATGGACAAGGACAGAAAATACCAGCTTGGCCGTTTGCAGGACTTTCATTCTTTTTAGGTGCATTCGCACTGTTGCCTTATTTTGCTTTGCGAGAGCCAAATCCTACATTTGTCGGTAAAAAAAGCTGGAATGTGAAGATTTTAGATTCACGCTTTGCTGGGATTGGGATTAGCGCGATCGCTATTTATTTTGTGCTGTACGGATTCGCTAATGGTAATTGGGCTGATTTTATCCAGCAATGGCAAACTAGCCGATTTATCCATGTGATGAGTTTAGATTTTTGTATGTTGTCGCTGATGTTCCCTTGGTTGCTTAGTGACGATATGGATAGGCGCGGCATGACTGATGATCGCTTTTTTTCATTTATTGCCCTCATCCCACTAGTTGGAGCCTTAATTTATCTATGCTTGCGATCACCTTTAATCGAAAGCGAGCAAGCAACAACAACTTAG
- a CDS encoding fructosamine kinase family protein, translating into MWDEIAIAISQATGESFTCDRRQAQSGGCINQTTRISDGQRQFFVKSNTANCFDMFVAEAIALKQMYATNTIRVPQPICWGLTSDAAYLVMENLELGGRQDWEAMGRNLAAMHRVKSDRGFGWDQNNVIGSTPQINNWTNSWLDFWIEYRLAFQFSLARRKGWQSNIPEEKIYKSLSRFFDDYQPQPSMVHGDLWGGNAAFVDGEPVIFDPALYFGDREVDLAMTELFSGFPSQFYRAYQAAYPLDLGYQQRKTLYNLYHILNHFNLFGGGYGSQANRMIETICK; encoded by the coding sequence ATGTGGGATGAAATTGCGATCGCTATTTCACAAGCAACGGGAGAGAGTTTTACCTGCGATCGCCGCCAAGCGCAGTCTGGCGGCTGCATCAATCAAACAACTCGAATATCCGATGGTCAGCGCCAATTTTTTGTAAAGTCTAATACCGCTAACTGTTTCGATATGTTTGTTGCTGAAGCGATCGCTCTAAAGCAAATGTATGCAACCAATACAATCCGCGTACCACAGCCGATCTGCTGGGGGTTAACCAGTGATGCGGCTTATTTGGTGATGGAAAATCTCGAATTAGGCGGTAGACAAGACTGGGAAGCAATGGGTCGCAATCTGGCTGCAATGCATCGCGTCAAGAGCGATCGCGGATTTGGTTGGGATCAAAATAATGTGATCGGCTCAACGCCACAGATTAATAATTGGACAAATAGTTGGCTAGATTTTTGGATCGAATATCGGCTTGCATTTCAGTTCAGTTTGGCAAGACGAAAAGGTTGGCAATCCAATATTCCTGAAGAAAAAATTTATAAGTCCTTGTCAAGATTTTTTGATGATTACCAACCACAGCCTTCAATGGTACATGGGGATCTTTGGGGCGGAAATGCTGCATTTGTGGATGGCGAACCCGTAATTTTTGATCCTGCTCTATATTTTGGCGATCGCGAAGTTGATCTGGCGATGACCGAATTGTTTAGTGGATTCCCATCGCAGTTTTATCGAGCTTATCAAGCTGCATATCCACTAGATTTAGGCTATCAACAACGTAAAACTCTTTACAATCTCTATCACATTCTCAATCATTTCAATCTCTTCGGTGGCGGCTATGGCTCTCAAGCTAATCGCATGATTGAGACTATTTGCAAATAA
- a CDS encoding LapA family protein translates to MRQLNFVVFFTVALALVLFSLQNTSPASIQIIPQIKVAAPISVELILAMGLGAVLAWIFSVWSGLQKSIDMRNKNVQIQNLQETVQNLSVEIEERKRLVSASAIDVEIDEDKSKN, encoded by the coding sequence GTGCGCCAGCTTAATTTTGTTGTCTTTTTTACCGTTGCTCTTGCATTAGTATTGTTTTCCTTGCAAAATACTTCCCCAGCCTCCATTCAAATCATCCCTCAGATTAAAGTTGCTGCCCCAATCTCGGTCGAACTGATCTTGGCGATGGGCTTAGGCGCAGTTTTAGCTTGGATATTTAGCGTCTGGTCTGGATTACAAAAATCTATTGACATGCGGAATAAAAATGTTCAGATCCAGAATTTGCAAGAAACTGTCCAGAATTTAAGCGTTGAGATTGAGGAGCGCAAGCGCTTGGTTTCTGCCTCAGCAATCGATGTTGAGATCGACGAAGACAAGTCTAAAAACTAA
- a CDS encoding segregation/condensation protein A: MTLSIAESVTKDAIALLIDLAERGEIDPWDVQVIDVVDRFLSRLIVSDRRDLYDSGQAMLYASMLVLLKANSLSDSQAVYEQEAADDEIGEESEMVADALRLPTDFDKRLRRLPVALPPKARRITLEELIAQIEAIAEVVDRKTSKPAKRPSQGKVARKAAMKAIAQLAHKENLSEMVEEIERYFLLHPDEEIEISDLAAVFNDRVGVFWGLLLMSSQSKVELFQAEFYGKIQIVPTIKTPSIKEIPFPNSSANPTIESTQLQLKFAELKEVS, encoded by the coding sequence ATGACCTTATCGATCGCAGAATCAGTTACCAAAGATGCCATAGCCCTCCTGATCGATCTTGCAGAACGAGGCGAGATTGATCCTTGGGATGTGCAGGTGATCGATGTCGTCGATCGCTTTTTGTCGCGGTTAATTGTTAGCGATCGTCGCGATTTATATGATTCGGGTCAGGCGATGCTCTACGCATCAATGCTGGTATTGCTCAAAGCCAACTCATTATCGGACAGTCAAGCTGTCTATGAACAAGAAGCCGCCGATGATGAAATTGGGGAAGAATCTGAGATGGTCGCTGATGCATTGCGGTTACCAACGGACTTTGATAAACGGTTGCGACGATTGCCTGTGGCTTTGCCTCCAAAAGCAAGACGGATCACTCTAGAAGAGTTAATTGCCCAGATCGAGGCGATCGCAGAAGTAGTTGATCGTAAGACCAGTAAGCCCGCCAAGCGTCCTAGTCAAGGCAAAGTTGCCCGCAAAGCAGCCATGAAAGCGATCGCCCAGCTAGCTCATAAAGAAAATTTATCGGAAATGGTAGAAGAAATTGAGCGCTATTTTTTACTCCATCCCGACGAAGAGATAGAGATATCTGACTTGGCAGCAGTATTTAACGATCGTGTAGGCGTATTTTGGGGCTTATTACTAATGTCTTCACAATCAAAAGTGGAATTGTTTCAAGCTGAGTTTTATGGCAAAATCCAAATTGTGCCAACTATCAAAACTCCATCAATCAAAGAGATCCCATTTCCTAATAGTTCAGCTAATCCCACAATAGAATCTACTCAGTTACAATTGAAATTCGCTGAATTAAAAGAAGTTTCGTGA
- a CDS encoding PPC domain-containing protein, with amino-acid sequence MKHLILFDYHPPEHLQQAMNNRSTKLSVGTSQGEFLIKSLALILSKFVVGVGAIAIGLASFAPVSLAQVRTSLYKPTAITSGVDVSDILTDKDIPTGQKGFARDYAITVQKDERLEISVNSGGFDTVLSLLDSAGEVVAENDDSVGDNTNSLIFFKVRQSGNYIVRVSSFGGSSGGKFTLRVNKLQVVK; translated from the coding sequence GTGAAGCATCTAATTTTGTTTGACTACCATCCTCCTGAACACCTACAGCAAGCCATGAACAATCGAAGCACTAAACTTTCTGTTGGAACCTCGCAAGGCGAGTTTCTTATAAAAAGTTTAGCTTTGATTTTATCGAAATTTGTTGTAGGTGTAGGTGCGATCGCGATCGGTTTAGCTAGTTTTGCGCCTGTTTCGTTAGCTCAGGTGCGTACCTCCCTCTACAAGCCAACCGCGATCACTAGTGGTGTAGATGTTAGCGATATTCTCACCGACAAAGATATTCCCACAGGGCAGAAAGGATTTGCTCGTGACTATGCAATCACTGTCCAAAAAGATGAACGCTTGGAAATTTCGGTAAATTCTGGAGGCTTTGATACAGTCTTGAGTCTGTTAGATAGTGCTGGCGAAGTTGTTGCCGAAAATGATGATTCTGTTGGTGACAATACCAATTCCCTCATCTTTTTTAAAGTGCGTCAATCAGGAAATTACATTGTGAGAGTTTCCTCATTTGGCGGAAGTAGTGGCGGTAAATTTACATTGAGAGTCAACAAACTTCAAGTTGTAAAATAA
- a CDS encoding RNA ligase — MSAINLEKIDQLISEGYITKRPHSSGDLFIYNYTAKAQYDLLWTPETIQCRGLILDRDGAIAARPLSKFFNLQEHKEAIPSEPFDVYEKLDGSLGILYWYQDQPYIASRGSFNSDQAIKANQILTSIYSEAIPLLDRSLTYLFEIVYPTNRIVVDYGEFEGLVLLAVIETESGIEHAIESFTHLGFPIAKKYDGLKDLEAITNLNEQNQEGFVIRFASGLRLKFKFADYVKLHRVLTQVTSKVIWEMLRDQTPFEDILERVPDEFYSWVKETKSNLIAQYQQIEDTAKIDFERIIAVVDRSDRKEMAKHILTCQNHTILFSLLDGKDYSDYIWRSIKPAHEKPFMDNDES, encoded by the coding sequence ATGAGTGCTATCAATTTGGAGAAAATCGATCAACTAATTAGTGAAGGATATATCACCAAACGCCCTCATTCTAGCGGTGATCTATTTATCTATAACTACACTGCCAAAGCTCAGTACGATCTCCTATGGACTCCTGAAACCATTCAATGTCGGGGTTTAATTCTTGATCGTGATGGTGCGATCGCGGCTCGCCCTTTATCAAAATTTTTTAATCTCCAAGAACATAAAGAAGCTATTCCCTCAGAACCTTTTGATGTTTATGAAAAGCTGGATGGTTCTCTAGGGATCTTGTATTGGTATCAAGATCAGCCTTATATAGCTTCTAGAGGCAGTTTTAACTCTGATCAAGCCATTAAAGCTAATCAAATCTTGACATCAATTTATTCCGAAGCAATTCCATTACTAGATCGATCGCTAACCTATTTATTTGAGATTGTCTATCCCACAAATCGGATTGTTGTCGATTATGGAGAGTTTGAAGGTTTAGTATTATTGGCAGTAATTGAAACAGAATCGGGAATAGAACATGCAATTGAATCCTTCACACATTTGGGGTTCCCGATCGCTAAAAAATATGATGGATTAAAAGATTTAGAAGCGATTACTAATCTCAATGAGCAGAATCAAGAGGGCTTTGTAATTCGCTTTGCAAGTGGATTGAGGCTTAAATTTAAGTTTGCTGATTATGTGAAATTGCATCGTGTACTTACTCAAGTTACTAGCAAAGTGATTTGGGAAATGTTGCGTGATCAAACTCCCTTTGAGGATATCTTAGAGCGGGTTCCCGATGAGTTTTACAGTTGGGTAAAAGAAACTAAGTCTAATCTGATTGCGCAATATCAACAAATTGAAGATACTGCCAAGATTGACTTTGAGCGGATTATCGCTGTTGTCGATCGCAGCGATCGCAAAGAAATGGCAAAACATATCTTAACTTGCCAAAATCACACGATCTTATTCTCTCTTCTAGATGGAAAAGATTACAGTGACTATATTTGGCGAAGTATTAAACCCGCCCATGAAAAGCCTTTTATGGATAATGATGAGAGTTAA
- a CDS encoding response regulator transcription factor — MTVATTSKPLKVLIVEDDPLIQLGLEQSLSQQPNVIVIGIAEDGYIGVKMAQELRPDIIVMDIGMPRLDGISATQKIKAASPNVHIVMLSSHTDDTEIIAALSSGADAYCVKGTSTESLLAAFAAAMDGATYLDPQVARKVMDHLKPPTQPENTSHLSQRELEVLKLIVEGKSNPEIAKVLYLSPNTIKTHVRGIMNKLSVDDRVQAAVVALRSGLVN; from the coding sequence ATGACTGTTGCCACAACATCGAAACCTTTAAAAGTCCTAATTGTTGAAGACGATCCACTTATCCAACTCGGATTAGAGCAATCCCTCTCTCAACAGCCAAATGTCATTGTAATAGGCATCGCAGAAGATGGTTATATCGGTGTAAAAATGGCTCAGGAACTACGTCCTGATATTATCGTGATGGACATTGGGATGCCAAGACTTGATGGAATTTCGGCAACCCAAAAAATTAAGGCAGCATCACCTAATGTTCATATTGTGATGCTTAGCTCCCATACAGATGATACAGAAATTATTGCGGCTCTATCGAGTGGAGCCGATGCCTACTGTGTTAAAGGTACTTCTACCGAAAGTCTTTTAGCAGCTTTTGCCGCCGCTATGGATGGCGCTACTTATCTTGATCCTCAAGTTGCTCGCAAAGTAATGGATCATCTCAAGCCACCAACACAACCTGAAAATACTTCACATCTATCGCAACGAGAATTAGAGGTGTTGAAATTAATTGTTGAAGGCAAAAGTAATCCCGAAATTGCCAAAGTACTCTACCTCAGCCCCAATACGATTAAAACTCATGTGCGGGGCATCATGAACAAATTATCTGTTGACGATCGCGTACAAGCAGCAGTTGTAGCTTTGCGATCGGGTTTAGTAAATTGA